One window of the Marinilactibacillus sp. Marseille-P9653 genome contains the following:
- a CDS encoding IS3 family transposase (programmed frameshift) codes for MSTRRPRRTYTEEFKKQIVDLHKAGKSRKEIIEEYDLTGSAFDKWVRQHSQTGSFKERDNLTPEQKELKELRKANTQLKMENDILKQAALIFGRKFEVIKRNKHNYSISAMCRALKISRGSYYYEVIKKESDAELEQAIIEEFAKSKNNYGTRKLKKRLKKRAFIVSRRRIGHIMKKFHLVSKYDRPSYKPQKSGVNQAKIENALNREFNPKEPMKAIVTDLTYVKVANKWFYVCFILDLFNREIIGYSAGPNKTADLVLQALATVKGDLHTVNVFHTDRGKEFDNHTIDELLDTFDIVRSLSRKGNPYDNAVAESTYKSFKFEFVYDNTFHTLYELQVQLMDYVHWWNHFRPHGSLDYESPIDYRKDWEQEQSEMEVCKSVVPQLVETSLSFS; via the exons ATGTCTACTCGTCGTCCACGTCGAACTTATACAGAAGAATTTAAGAAACAAATTGTTGATTTACACAAAGCAGGAAAATCAAGAAAAGAAATCATAGAAGAATATGATCTTACAGGATCGGCTTTTGACAAATGGGTACGTCAACATAGTCAAACCGGTTCATTCAAAGAAAGAGATAACTTAACACCTGAACAGAAAGAATTGAAAGAATTAAGGAAAGCAAATACCCAGCTTAAGATGGAAAATGATATTTTAAAGCAAGCGGCGCTGATATTCGGGCGAAAGT TCGAAGTAATCAAACGCAACAAACATAACTATTCTATATCAGCGATGTGCCGTGCCCTTAAGATCAGTAGAGGATCTTATTATTACGAAGTAATAAAGAAAGAAAGTGACGCAGAACTCGAACAAGCGATTATTGAAGAGTTTGCCAAAAGCAAAAACAATTATGGCACGCGTAAACTGAAGAAAAGATTGAAGAAGCGTGCGTTTATCGTATCTCGTCGGAGAATTGGACACATTATGAAAAAGTTTCATCTGGTGTCCAAGTATGATAGACCATCATACAAACCACAAAAGAGTGGAGTCAATCAAGCGAAGATTGAAAACGCATTGAACCGTGAGTTCAATCCGAAAGAGCCGATGAAAGCTATCGTCACGGACTTGACCTATGTCAAAGTTGCCAATAAGTGGTTCTATGTTTGTTTTATTTTAGACTTGTTTAACCGCGAGATCATCGGGTATTCTGCTGGTCCCAATAAGACAGCTGACTTAGTCCTGCAGGCTCTCGCTACAGTTAAGGGTGATTTACATACGGTCAACGTGTTCCATACTGACCGGGGAAAAGAATTCGACAACCATACTATTGATGAGTTACTGGATACCTTTGATATTGTGCGCTCGTTAAGTAGAAAAGGGAATCCTTACGACAATGCCGTAGCGGAGTCCACGTATAAATCATTTAAGTTTGAATTTGTCTACGACAACACATTCCATACACTCTATGAACTGCAGGTCCAACTTATGGACTACGTCCATTGGTGGAATCATTTTCGCCCACATGGATCATTGGACTACGAATCTCCTATCGATTATCGAAAAGATTGGGAACAGGAACAGTCTGAAATGGAAGTCTGCAAATCCGTTGTTCCCCAGCTGGTCGAAACTAGCCTCTCATTCAGTTAG
- a CDS encoding histidine phosphatase family protein: protein MTTKGVEIYFVRHGETYLNHYGRMQGWSNAPLTDDGIVDVHRCGRGLKDVKFDAVYTSDLTRTQDTAGIILEENGQAANMDMIQMPEFREVFFGSYEGMYGSEAWGNVAKHMGYESSRDMFLNTDIPDRMNAFREADPYHDAEDFMMFWSRVERGLLKLIDKHRDTGERILLVAHGGTIRYILQNLIPDLTDQTALLNASVSVASYHGGKYHLDRYNDVSHFKDEA, encoded by the coding sequence ATGACTACTAAGGGTGTTGAAATTTATTTTGTTCGTCACGGAGAAACGTATTTGAATCATTATGGGCGTATGCAAGGATGGAGCAATGCGCCACTAACTGATGATGGCATTGTTGATGTACATCGTTGTGGACGTGGACTGAAAGATGTTAAATTTGACGCAGTCTATACGAGTGATTTAACACGTACGCAAGATACTGCTGGAATTATTCTTGAAGAAAACGGTCAAGCTGCAAATATGGATATGATCCAGATGCCAGAATTCAGAGAAGTATTCTTTGGTTCTTATGAAGGCATGTATGGATCGGAAGCATGGGGAAATGTTGCCAAGCACATGGGCTATGAATCTTCACGCGACATGTTCTTGAATACAGATATTCCTGATCGTATGAATGCTTTTAGAGAAGCAGATCCTTACCATGATGCGGAAGACTTTATGATGTTCTGGAGCCGAGTTGAAAGAGGATTACTTAAACTGATTGATAAGCATCGCGATACAGGAGAGCGAATTTTACTGGTCGCTCACGGTGGAACGATTCGCTATATCTTACAGAACCTAATACCTGATTTAACAGACCAAACAGCTCTTTTAAATGCGAGTGTTTCTGTAGCGAGCTACCATGGTGGAAAATACCACTTAGATCGTTACAACGACGTGTCCCATTTTAAAGACGAAGCATAA
- a CDS encoding VOC family protein produces the protein MNRINLIALGVLNIEKARTFYKGLGFQCYDDSPDAPIIFFNNQGTKLELFPLEQLATDIAGDEPMKINREGFNGITLAMNAKKKEEVDDVMERARSLGAEIVKEPVIVSWGGYSGYFRDLDGYYWEVAYADAWAFDDQNMLVIDE, from the coding sequence ATGAATCGGATCAATCTGATTGCGTTAGGTGTTTTGAATATAGAAAAAGCAAGAACCTTTTATAAAGGACTAGGGTTTCAGTGTTATGATGACTCGCCAGACGCTCCAATTATCTTTTTTAATAATCAAGGTACAAAGTTGGAATTATTTCCATTAGAACAATTGGCTACAGATATTGCTGGAGATGAACCTATGAAGATTAACAGAGAGGGATTCAATGGAATAACATTGGCAATGAATGCAAAGAAAAAAGAGGAAGTTGACGACGTCATGGAACGTGCACGCTCTTTGGGTGCTGAAATTGTTAAAGAACCAGTCATTGTTTCTTGGGGAGGATATAGCGGCTACTTTAGAGATTTAGACGGTTATTACTGGGAAGTGGCTTATGCAGATGCATGGGCATTTGATGATCAAAATATGCTCGTTATTGACGAGTGA
- a CDS encoding Cof-type HAD-IIB family hydrolase, which yields MKPTSLVFFDLDGTLLNEQSQLDADVIEALSELKRNGGVPFIATGRSHLQVEHVLKETVIDSFISLNGHYIQYEGQDIYEGIFDQDLLDRVQTEVENQDITVAYYSKEGFKLTRRDDNAIAAYRFIHADAPEIDESYYEEKDILMVLLFTQDLAVDGVFYKNFPELSFYRNSPYSIDTILKENSKAIGIQKLVEKLGLEGVPTYAFGDGPNDIEMLEAADHSVAMGNGTEEVKALADYVAKKNTDGGIVDGLKHFNLI from the coding sequence TTGAAACCAACATCACTAGTATTTTTTGATTTAGATGGAACGTTATTGAATGAACAGTCACAACTGGATGCAGATGTTATTGAAGCTTTGTCTGAATTGAAGAGAAACGGCGGTGTCCCTTTTATCGCCACCGGTCGTAGTCATCTTCAGGTAGAACATGTCCTGAAAGAAACAGTGATCGATTCATTTATTTCTCTTAATGGTCACTATATTCAATATGAAGGACAAGATATTTACGAAGGCATATTTGATCAAGACTTATTGGACCGTGTTCAGACCGAAGTGGAGAATCAGGATATTACGGTCGCTTACTATAGCAAAGAAGGATTTAAACTAACTAGAAGAGATGATAATGCCATTGCAGCTTATCGATTTATTCATGCAGACGCTCCAGAAATTGATGAATCTTATTATGAAGAAAAAGATATCTTGATGGTTCTATTATTTACACAAGATTTAGCAGTGGATGGTGTTTTTTATAAAAATTTTCCGGAACTTTCTTTTTACCGTAATTCACCTTATTCAATCGATACGATTCTCAAAGAGAACTCTAAAGCAATCGGTATCCAGAAACTGGTTGAGAAACTAGGTCTAGAAGGTGTACCGACATATGCATTTGGAGATGGTCCCAACGACATCGAAATGCTTGAAGCAGCTGACCATAGTGTAGCGATGGGTAATGGAACAGAAGAAGTGAAAGCTTTGGCTGATTATGTTGCTAAAAAGAATACAGATGGCGGTATTGTTGACGGCTTGAAGCATTTTAATTTGATTTAA
- a CDS encoding YolD-like family protein — MTEEVILLNPDKLGYVDRGKMKWLGMMLSDHTEALKKMKAEDQQVDIPPKEEMTIERISTTLYEAYVTKSPVSIQANVLRDGQYYPDVECLVMGYLGEKIILQLKDGRIKRVNIELIRHIELYNVLKWHNKRTKSE, encoded by the coding sequence ATGACTGAAGAAGTCATATTATTAAACCCAGACAAGCTAGGTTACGTAGATCGTGGAAAAATGAAATGGTTAGGTATGATGTTATCAGACCATACAGAAGCATTGAAAAAAATGAAGGCAGAAGATCAGCAAGTCGATATCCCCCCTAAAGAAGAGATGACAATAGAGCGCATTTCCACTACTCTTTACGAGGCTTACGTTACGAAATCTCCTGTTTCCATTCAAGCCAATGTACTCAGAGACGGGCAATATTATCCAGATGTTGAATGTCTAGTAATGGGGTATTTAGGAGAAAAGATCATCTTGCAATTAAAAGATGGCAGGATTAAACGAGTGAATATAGAATTGATTCGACATATTGAACTCTATAATGTTCTTAAGTGGCATAATAAGAGAACAAAATCTGAATGA